Proteins from a single region of Pseudomonas quebecensis:
- the mutY gene encoding A/G-specific adenine glycosylase encodes MRNEQFSTAVLDWYDRHGRHDLPWQQGITPYRVWVSEIMLQQTQVSTVLNYFDRFMASLPTVQALAAAPEDEVLHLWTGLGYYTRARNLQKTAKIVVAEYGGEFPRDVEKLTELPGIGLSTAGAIASLSMGLRAPILDGNVKRVLARFTAQEGYPGEPKVAKQLWATAERFTPHDRVNAYTQAMMDMGATLCTRSRPSCLLCPLETSCEAHRLGLETRYPIPKPRKSIPQKRTLMPMLANAEGAILLYRRPSTGLWGGLWSLPELDDLQDLEHLAHQHALKLGRQQALPGLIHTFSHFQLAIEPLLVRVQESAHHVAEADWLWYNLATPPRLGLAAPVKKLLKRAADVLNAGESS; translated from the coding sequence ATGAGAAACGAGCAGTTTTCAACGGCGGTGCTGGATTGGTACGACCGCCACGGTCGCCATGACCTGCCCTGGCAACAGGGCATCACACCCTACCGGGTGTGGGTTTCGGAGATCATGTTGCAGCAGACCCAGGTGAGCACCGTGCTCAACTACTTCGACCGGTTCATGGCCTCGCTGCCGACGGTCCAAGCCCTGGCCGCCGCACCGGAAGACGAAGTGCTGCACCTGTGGACGGGCCTGGGTTACTACACCCGCGCACGCAACCTGCAAAAGACCGCGAAGATTGTGGTCGCCGAGTACGGCGGCGAGTTTCCGCGGGATGTGGAAAAACTCACCGAGCTGCCCGGTATCGGCCTGTCCACCGCCGGCGCGATCGCCAGCCTGAGCATGGGCCTGCGCGCACCGATCCTCGACGGTAACGTCAAGCGCGTACTGGCACGATTTACCGCGCAGGAAGGCTATCCAGGCGAGCCCAAGGTAGCCAAGCAACTGTGGGCCACCGCCGAGCGATTCACACCTCATGACCGGGTCAACGCCTATACCCAGGCGATGATGGACATGGGCGCAACCCTGTGCACCCGCAGCAGACCCAGTTGCCTGTTGTGCCCGCTGGAAACGAGCTGCGAGGCCCATAGGCTAGGCCTGGAAACGCGCTACCCGATTCCCAAGCCACGCAAGAGCATTCCGCAGAAGCGCACGCTCATGCCGATGCTGGCCAATGCCGAGGGCGCGATTCTGCTTTACCGCCGCCCGTCCACCGGTTTGTGGGGCGGCCTGTGGAGCCTGCCGGAACTGGACGACCTGCAGGACCTGGAACACCTCGCCCACCAGCATGCGCTCAAGCTGGGCAGGCAACAGGCACTGCCGGGGCTGATCCACACCTTCAGCCACTTCCAGTTGGCCATCGAACCGCTGCTGGTCCGTGTGCAGGAATCGGCCCATCACGTGGCCGAGGCCGACTGGCTCTGGTATAACCTCGCCACCCCGCCGCGCCTGGGCCTTGCCGCCCCGGTGAAAAAACTGCTCAAACGCGCGGCCGATGTATTGAACGCAGGAGAGTCGTCATGA
- a CDS encoding oxidative damage protection protein: MTRTIMCRKYHEELPALERAPFPGAKGQDIFDNVSAKAWADWQKHQTLLINEKRLNMMNAEDRKYLQGEMDKFFSGEDYAKADGYVPPAQ, translated from the coding sequence ATGACCCGCACCATCATGTGCCGCAAGTACCACGAAGAATTGCCTGCCCTGGAACGCGCGCCGTTTCCCGGCGCCAAGGGCCAGGACATTTTCGACAACGTCTCCGCCAAAGCCTGGGCCGACTGGCAAAAACACCAGACCCTGCTGATCAACGAAAAACGCCTGAACATGATGAACGCCGAAGACCGCAAATACCTGCAGGGCGAAATGGACAAGTTCTTTTCCGGCGAGGATTACGCCAAGGCCGACGGCTACGTACCACCTGCTCAATAA